A window of Candidatus Bathyarchaeota archaeon contains these coding sequences:
- a CDS encoding methionine--tRNA ligase, which translates to MEVSFVEFQKLDMRVGKVLEANQIPGSRNLIRMIVDFGNEKKQAVAGLLQWHKPEELVSKKYAFILNLQRRKFMGIESQCMILAAENDKGNVVCLQPEKDIEQGSKIS; encoded by the coding sequence ATGGAAGTATCCTTTGTAGAATTTCAGAAGCTTGATATGCGAGTCGGCAAAGTTTTGGAAGCCAACCAAATCCCAGGTTCGAGAAATCTTATAAGAATGATTGTGGATTTCGGAAACGAAAAAAAGCAAGCAGTTGCCGGTCTTCTACAATGGCACAAACCTGAAGAATTAGTGAGCAAAAAGTATGCCTTCATCTTAAATCTTCAGCGAAGAAAGTTCATGGGCATAGAATCCCAATGTATGATTTTAGCCGCTGAAAATGACAAAGGAAACGTTGTATGTCTCCAGCCTGAAAAGGATATCGAGCAAGGAAGCAAAATAAGCTAA
- the alaXM gene encoding alanyl-tRNA editing protein AlaXM, whose translation MAEALYLEDSYLRECDATVVSVKDGKYIVLDQTIFYPKGGGQPWDTGKIMKGDEVYDVVYVGKFSGEISHEVDRIGLEFGDNIHCLLNWDRRYKLMRAHTAAHVFASLLCIGTGALITGNQLEEDKIRFDFSLEKYDREILAEYIGKANELLGKDIPVKSYEIPKDEAMKIPGIVKMAKALPPNVPKLRIVEIVGLDKQADGGTHVRNLKEIGHIKLLKTKNKGKNNRRVYFALV comes from the coding sequence ATGGCTGAGGCCCTATATTTGGAGGATAGTTACCTCCGTGAGTGTGATGCTACTGTTGTTTCAGTGAAAGATGGTAAATATATAGTCTTAGATCAAACTATTTTCTATCCTAAAGGTGGAGGACAACCGTGGGATACTGGGAAGATCATGAAAGGTGATGAGGTTTACGATGTTGTTTATGTTGGCAAGTTCTCTGGGGAGATTTCTCATGAGGTTGATCGTATTGGTTTGGAATTTGGGGATAATATTCATTGCCTTTTGAATTGGGATAGGCGGTATAAGCTTATGCGAGCACATACTGCAGCTCATGTATTTGCTTCTCTTCTATGCATTGGTACAGGGGCGCTTATCACTGGAAATCAGCTTGAGGAAGATAAGATCCGTTTTGATTTTAGCCTTGAAAAATATGATCGCGAGATACTTGCAGAGTATATCGGGAAGGCTAATGAACTTCTTGGGAAAGATATCCCAGTAAAATCGTATGAAATACCAAAAGATGAAGCTATGAAGATTCCAGGCATCGTGAAAATGGCAAAAGCTCTCCCTCCAAATGTTCCTAAACTCCGCATTGTCGAGATAGTCGGTTTGGATAAACAAGCTGATGGAGGAACCCACGTTAGAAACTTGAAAGAGATAGGACATATAAAACTACTTAAGACTAAGAACAAAGGGAAGAATAATAGAAGAGTCTATTTCGCACTTGTATAG
- a CDS encoding MBL fold metallo-hydrolase, with protein MSIDGGLFGMVSLTFYGGVDEIGGNKVLLEDGGVRVFLDFGQSFTLGCDFFSGWLSPRAINGLGDYFELGLLPKLKGLYAKEQLQFTDVPYVKPRFDAVFLSHAHFDHVKHIEFLDPEIPVYLGEGTKLFLEAMEKTSSFCSYGQRWYETFRTGDKIKVGDILVEPVHVDHSIPAAYGFLVHTSEGTVVYTGDLRAHGPRKDMTEEFADKARESEPVAMICEGTKMVEKQKRKNYSELQVEKLSSNVVSSTNKIVFVTRYSRDMDRFRSFYNVAKSNDRKIVISLKTAHLLSRLVEDRRLDLPDPFKDKNILVYYKRKKSGGFEEKDYYVWERDFTEKMTTYEFVHKNQSKLVMDLDFYQFAELIDIKPKPGSHFIHSMSEPYSEEDIEDQVMHNWLNHFKMQFHQLHASGHLNRDQLTGLINYIKPKKIFPIHTENQQLFKKISSNVQTIRYGKEYSLETLQKT; from the coding sequence GTGAGTATTGATGGTGGTCTGTTTGGAATGGTGAGTTTGACGTTTTACGGCGGAGTGGATGAGATCGGTGGAAACAAGGTCTTGTTAGAAGATGGCGGTGTCAGGGTTTTCTTGGATTTCGGTCAATCTTTCACATTGGGCTGTGATTTTTTTTCGGGTTGGCTGTCTCCACGAGCCATCAACGGGTTAGGGGATTATTTTGAGCTTGGTTTACTGCCGAAGTTGAAAGGTTTGTATGCGAAGGAGCAACTGCAGTTCACGGATGTTCCTTATGTGAAGCCAAGGTTTGACGCTGTGTTTTTGTCCCACGCCCACTTCGATCACGTAAAACATATCGAGTTTTTAGACCCGGAAATACCTGTGTATCTTGGTGAGGGCACCAAACTGTTTTTGGAGGCGATGGAGAAGACCAGCAGTTTCTGCAGTTACGGACAGCGTTGGTATGAGACGTTTCGGACTGGAGACAAAATTAAGGTCGGTGACATATTAGTGGAGCCTGTTCATGTTGATCATTCAATCCCTGCTGCGTATGGCTTTTTGGTTCACACGTCTGAAGGCACAGTCGTATACACCGGAGATCTTAGGGCTCACGGCCCTAGGAAGGATATGACTGAAGAGTTCGCAGACAAAGCGCGTGAATCTGAACCAGTGGCCATGATATGCGAAGGCACTAAAATGGTCGAGAAGCAAAAACGAAAAAACTATTCTGAGCTGCAGGTTGAGAAGTTAAGCAGTAACGTTGTTTCTTCCACAAATAAGATTGTGTTTGTTACTCGTTACAGTAGGGATATGGACCGGTTCAGAAGTTTCTACAACGTGGCTAAGAGCAACGATAGAAAGATTGTTATTTCTCTAAAAACCGCTCATTTGCTAAGCAGACTTGTAGAAGATAGACGCCTTGATCTTCCTGACCCGTTTAAGGACAAAAATATTCTGGTTTACTACAAACGGAAAAAATCCGGAGGATTCGAGGAAAAGGACTATTATGTTTGGGAGCGAGATTTCACGGAGAAAATGACGACCTATGAGTTTGTGCACAAAAATCAGAGCAAGCTAGTCATGGATTTGGATTTTTATCAGTTTGCAGAACTAATTGACATTAAGCCGAAACCAGGCAGCCATTTTATCCACAGCATGAGTGAACCTTACAGTGAAGAAGACATTGAAGATCAGGTAATGCATAACTGGCTCAACCATTTTAAAATGCAGTTTCATCAACTGCATGCTTCCGGCCACCTAAACAGAGATCAATTAACGGGTCTAATCAACTACATTAAGCCGAAGAAAATTTTTCCGATACACACGGAAAACCAGCAATTGTTCAAGAAGATAAGCAGTAACGTTCAGACGATTAGATACGGAAAAGAATACAGTTTGGAGACTCTTCAAAAAACGTAA
- a CDS encoding TATA-box-binding protein produces the protein MPKTKAQIKIENVVASATLNQKIDLNAVVKGYPGVEYRPERFPGLVFRLKRPKTATLIFSTGKMVCTGAKSEKESRRAVMTVVKELKKGGIIIIGKPDLKVVNIVASARLGGKIDLEKAVFTLGKAMYEPEQFPGLIYRMGEPKVVILIFASGNLVCTGGKREQDVHDAVHKLHRILEEQQLIFYE, from the coding sequence ATGCCAAAGACTAAAGCCCAAATAAAAATTGAAAACGTTGTTGCTTCTGCCACTTTAAACCAGAAGATTGACTTAAACGCTGTTGTGAAAGGTTATCCAGGGGTTGAATATCGCCCAGAACGGTTTCCGGGACTTGTGTTTAGGCTTAAGAGACCGAAGACGGCTACGTTGATTTTTAGCACTGGAAAAATGGTTTGCACAGGAGCAAAATCGGAGAAGGAATCCCGGAGAGCTGTTATGACAGTTGTTAAAGAACTGAAAAAGGGCGGAATAATCATCATCGGCAAGCCGGACTTGAAGGTTGTGAACATCGTTGCTTCTGCAAGGTTAGGTGGAAAGATAGATTTGGAGAAGGCAGTTTTCACGCTTGGAAAAGCGATGTATGAGCCAGAGCAGTTTCCAGGCTTGATCTACAGGATGGGCGAACCTAAAGTGGTCATACTGATATTCGCAAGCGGGAACCTTGTTTGCACTGGAGGCAAAAGAGAACAGGACGTCCATGACGCCGTGCACAAGCTTCATAGGATACTCGAAGAACAGCAACTGATATTTTACGAATAA
- a CDS encoding aminopeptidase, whose translation MRTWKAAKNALECVFEAVVGERAVIVCDDDKAEVGEAFSRGALALGLWGRLVTLETTKGFRKEVPKHLLEVLSAKPDIYINLLRGIREETPFRIKLIHLETRDKRSRLGHCPGVTLDMLSEGALALTVEEHEKMQDFAQRLMLKLDQTTKVEVTSPSGTELTFSTEGRPFFTDTAIDWKKMKWMNLPTGEVIVAPVENSLEGTLVCDMAIGGVGPLKSPVEFIVKKGIAKDTSSQDKETLQQVNNTMETDAWAKVVGEFAFGINPKARFVEEFLEAEKILGTIHIAFGHNTDMPGGKNPSSNHMDLLVSEPTVKVTKRNGEIIEVLKDGEFKIRWK comes from the coding sequence ATGCGCACTTGGAAAGCTGCTAAGAATGCTCTTGAGTGTGTCTTTGAAGCTGTTGTCGGGGAAAGAGCCGTCATAGTTTGTGATGATGATAAAGCAGAAGTTGGAGAGGCTTTCTCTCGAGGGGCGTTAGCTTTAGGACTTTGGGGAAGACTTGTTACTCTAGAAACAACAAAAGGGTTCAGAAAAGAGGTCCCCAAACATCTTCTCGAAGTTCTAAGTGCAAAGCCTGACATATACATTAACCTGCTACGAGGGATTAGAGAAGAGACGCCGTTCAGAATCAAGCTTATTCATTTAGAGACCAGGGACAAAAGGTCTCGTCTGGGACACTGCCCAGGAGTAACCTTAGATATGCTTAGTGAAGGGGCCTTAGCGTTGACTGTGGAAGAACATGAAAAGATGCAGGATTTTGCGCAAAGGCTAATGTTAAAATTAGATCAAACAACTAAGGTTGAAGTAACATCTCCTTCAGGCACCGAGCTCACATTTAGCACCGAGGGAAGACCATTCTTCACCGACACCGCCATTGATTGGAAGAAGATGAAATGGATGAACCTGCCTACGGGAGAGGTCATAGTAGCACCTGTTGAAAACTCGCTGGAAGGCACACTTGTATGTGACATGGCTATCGGCGGAGTTGGACCCTTGAAAAGCCCTGTTGAGTTTATAGTGAAAAAAGGCATAGCGAAGGATACTAGTTCACAAGACAAGGAGACGTTGCAGCAAGTTAACAATACCATGGAGACGGATGCATGGGCAAAAGTTGTAGGTGAGTTTGCTTTCGGAATAAATCCCAAGGCGAGGTTCGTTGAGGAATTTCTGGAAGCAGAGAAAATTCTCGGGACAATCCATATTGCCTTTGGACACAACACTGACATGCCTGGCGGAAAGAATCCGTCCAGCAACCACATGGATTTACTGGTCTCTGAGCCAACGGTAAAAGTAACCAAGAGAAACGGAGAGATAATAGAAGTTCTGAAAGATGGAGAGTTTAAAATTCGGTGGAAATGA
- a CDS encoding pyridoxal-phosphate dependent enzyme, whose translation MINLRDVKDARETIRNLVKRTPLVRSQSLSDFCEGQVYLKLENLQITNSFKIRGALNKMLHLNIEKMKQGVVTASTGNHALAVAIAAERLNIPVKIIVPENTSKAKIGKIRKHNVEPILYGEIYDEAEQKAIELARKDGLIYISPYNDRFVIAGQGTIGLEILEDLPDVDTIIVPVGGGGLISGISLVIKTVKPAVKILGVQSEASPAMYESLKAGKIVDVEMKESIADGLFGGIEKGSLTFEIVRNYVDELLLCKEETIKRAICLLWAKEKQVSEGAGAAAIAPIIENKRVFTAKTVVAVISGGNIEEKLFRDLVASETNNRTRKNMRPEN comes from the coding sequence GTGATAAATCTCAGAGATGTAAAAGATGCAAGAGAAACAATAAGAAATCTAGTCAAGAGAACACCTCTAGTGCGTTCTCAATCTTTAAGCGATTTTTGTGAGGGGCAGGTGTACCTGAAACTTGAAAATCTGCAAATAACTAACTCTTTCAAGATAAGAGGCGCTCTTAACAAGATGCTGCATCTGAATATCGAAAAAATGAAACAAGGAGTTGTCACCGCCTCTACAGGAAACCACGCCCTAGCAGTTGCCATCGCCGCAGAAAGGTTAAACATTCCCGTCAAAATAATAGTTCCAGAGAATACGTCTAAGGCGAAAATCGGTAAAATCAGGAAACATAATGTAGAACCAATTCTATACGGAGAAATTTACGACGAAGCAGAACAGAAAGCGATAGAGCTAGCAAGGAAAGACGGGTTAATCTATATCTCTCCCTACAACGACCGATTTGTTATCGCAGGGCAGGGAACAATTGGACTAGAAATTCTTGAAGATTTACCAGATGTCGATACTATAATAGTGCCTGTTGGAGGTGGAGGTTTAATTTCAGGAATAAGCCTCGTCATAAAAACCGTTAAACCGGCCGTGAAAATTTTGGGAGTGCAATCAGAGGCTTCGCCAGCCATGTATGAATCATTGAAAGCCGGCAAAATTGTTGATGTAGAAATGAAGGAATCTATCGCAGATGGCTTGTTTGGGGGTATCGAAAAGGGATCTCTCACGTTCGAGATTGTCAGAAACTATGTTGACGAGCTCTTGTTGTGTAAAGAGGAAACAATAAAAAGAGCAATCTGTTTGCTTTGGGCTAAGGAAAAACAGGTTTCAGAAGGTGCGGGAGCCGCTGCTATTGCTCCAATAATAGAAAATAAACGCGTGTTCACGGCAAAAACGGTCGTTGCTGTGATAAGTGGAGGAAACATCGAAGAAAAGCTCTTCCGTGACCTAGTAGCTTCAGAAACGAACAATCGTACGCGCAAAAACATGCGACCTGAGAATTGA
- a CDS encoding translation initiation factor, with product MAEICPTCGLPKDICVCGEISKEQQRIKIRRESRKWGKPATIIEGIDDKTQDLGQLAKKLKNFCACGGTAKNNQIILQGDHRDRVKTFLMRLGFPEQNIELQ from the coding sequence ATGGCAGAAATTTGTCCAACATGCGGACTCCCAAAAGACATATGTGTGTGCGGAGAAATCAGCAAGGAACAACAACGCATAAAAATACGCCGAGAAAGCCGCAAATGGGGAAAACCGGCAACAATAATCGAGGGCATTGATGATAAAACCCAAGACCTTGGACAACTAGCGAAGAAGCTTAAGAACTTCTGTGCATGCGGCGGAACCGCCAAAAACAACCAAATAATTCTTCAAGGAGACCACCGAGACAGAGTCAAAACATTTCTCATGCGGCTAGGTTTTCCGGAACAAAACATAGAACTTCAATGA
- a CDS encoding OB-fold nucleic acid binding domain-containing protein, which yields MVVEEIIQRILSHQHGLTREEVVMAIEKKKDASGGFLTDEASARLVATECGVKIEFKKPLPRIYIRQLVSGLTDVTVSGRVLLVSTLHVFPRPNGDGQVARLLIADKTGSIEVVLWNEKAEFTRKIKLRQIVKVSHGYVRRSRRGEMELHVGQRGGIQVAPSDVEASDFPSINDFVEKIANITEVRRKVNVEGVIQSVYSASTFQRQDETQGRVMRMVLKDKTGQIPVVFWNEKVENVVDAKEGMAVLLMNVKVRKNRRDGLLELHVDDFANVEILDSPENFRI from the coding sequence ATGGTTGTCGAAGAAATAATACAGCGCATCCTTTCGCATCAGCATGGTTTGACTCGTGAAGAAGTAGTGATGGCTATAGAGAAGAAGAAGGATGCTAGTGGAGGATTCCTGACAGATGAAGCCTCTGCGCGGCTGGTGGCCACAGAGTGTGGAGTGAAAATTGAATTTAAGAAGCCCCTTCCAAGAATTTACATTCGCCAGCTTGTTTCTGGCCTAACTGATGTAACTGTTTCTGGTCGTGTACTGCTTGTTAGCACGCTACATGTATTTCCTCGACCAAACGGAGACGGTCAGGTAGCACGGCTTCTAATTGCAGACAAGACAGGTTCTATTGAGGTTGTTTTATGGAATGAAAAAGCAGAATTCACTAGGAAAATTAAACTTAGACAGATAGTCAAAGTCTCGCATGGATATGTTCGGCGGTCTAGACGTGGCGAGATGGAATTACATGTCGGACAGCGAGGCGGCATCCAAGTTGCTCCTTCTGACGTAGAGGCAAGCGACTTCCCCTCTATCAATGATTTCGTCGAAAAGATTGCTAATATAACTGAAGTGCGCAGAAAGGTCAACGTAGAAGGAGTGATTCAAAGTGTATATTCAGCGTCCACATTTCAGCGGCAAGATGAAACACAAGGTCGAGTAATGCGAATGGTGCTAAAGGATAAAACTGGGCAGATTCCTGTTGTGTTTTGGAATGAGAAGGTTGAAAATGTGGTTGACGCGAAGGAGGGAATGGCTGTTTTGCTGATGAATGTGAAAGTGAGAAAGAACCGTCGAGATGGACTGCTAGAGTTGCATGTAGATGATTTTGCTAATGTAGAAATTCTAGATAGCCCAGAAAACTTCCGCATTTAA
- a CDS encoding TrpB-like pyridoxal phosphate-dependent enzyme: METNQISLPVDELPKKWYNIAPDLPEPLPPPKEPESGPSRMEFLGRTMVHECLGQEASTDRWIPIPEEIRELYIQAGRPRPLNRARRLERQLGLKKVRLYYKREDLSPTGSHKVNTALAQAYFAAKEGKTALVTETGAGQWGSALSYAARLMGLDCVVFWVRAVYNWKTDRRTFMKLFGATVHASPSKETKIGRELLAKDSNHPGSLGIAVSEGLECASSREGSVYCLGSVLNHVLIHQSVIGLETIEQFKLVDDEPDLIVGCLGGGSNFGGIALPFAGEVLHGKRECEFLAAQSNAAPNLVKGEYRYDFGDVAEHTPLLKMFTLGHRTEMVPIRADGLRYHAAAPLVSALRNRNMVKAVAYPTDERVTFEAARIFLQSEGWLIAPESAYAVRASIDEALKAEKAGEEKIICMNISGHGFLDIEAYRDKLNIS, translated from the coding sequence ATGGAAACAAATCAGATTTCTCTTCCCGTCGACGAATTACCTAAAAAATGGTATAATATTGCGCCCGATCTGCCGGAGCCTTTGCCTCCTCCTAAAGAACCTGAAAGTGGGCCTTCTCGGATGGAATTTTTAGGGAGGACGATGGTTCATGAATGTTTAGGACAAGAGGCTTCTACTGACCGTTGGATTCCCATCCCTGAGGAAATTAGGGAGCTCTACATTCAAGCTGGCAGACCTAGACCTTTGAATAGAGCAAGAAGACTTGAAAGGCAACTTGGACTGAAAAAGGTAAGGTTGTATTACAAGCGTGAAGACTTGTCACCAACTGGGTCTCATAAGGTGAATACTGCCCTAGCTCAAGCCTATTTTGCCGCGAAGGAAGGCAAGACAGCGTTGGTGACAGAAACTGGCGCGGGGCAGTGGGGTAGCGCATTGTCCTACGCAGCAAGGTTAATGGGGTTAGATTGCGTGGTTTTTTGGGTCAGAGCGGTTTATAATTGGAAGACTGATCGTAGGACGTTCATGAAACTTTTTGGCGCGACAGTTCATGCTTCGCCTAGTAAAGAGACGAAAATAGGCAGAGAGTTGTTGGCTAAGGATTCGAATCATCCGGGTTCGTTAGGAATTGCAGTTTCTGAAGGGCTAGAATGTGCCAGTTCGCGTGAAGGTTCAGTTTATTGTTTAGGTTCAGTGTTGAATCATGTCCTCATCCATCAGTCAGTAATTGGCTTGGAGACCATTGAGCAGTTCAAACTAGTGGATGATGAACCCGATTTAATTGTGGGTTGTCTGGGTGGAGGTTCGAATTTCGGAGGGATTGCATTGCCTTTTGCAGGTGAAGTTTTGCATGGTAAGCGTGAGTGCGAGTTTTTGGCAGCGCAGTCTAACGCTGCTCCTAATCTTGTGAAGGGAGAGTATAGGTATGATTTTGGGGATGTTGCTGAGCATACTCCATTGTTAAAAATGTTTACATTAGGTCACCGTACTGAGATGGTGCCGATTAGAGCGGATGGGCTACGGTATCATGCTGCTGCACCGTTAGTGAGCGCGTTGCGAAACCGTAACATGGTGAAGGCGGTGGCATATCCAACGGATGAGAGAGTGACTTTTGAAGCGGCGAGGATATTTTTACAGAGTGAGGGATGGTTGATTGCACCAGAATCGGCGTATGCAGTAAGAGCTAGCATAGATGAGGCTTTGAAGGCGGAAAAAGCAGGTGAAGAAAAAATTATTTGCATGAATATTAGTGGACATGGTTTTTTGGATATAGAAGCGTATAGGGACAAGCTTAATATTAGCTGA
- the pcn gene encoding proliferating cell nuclear antigen (pcna), with the protein MTNAKLLRDMFQAIAILVDEATFNLNPEDIQLRAMDPSRVAMIDFQWPKTIFDEYECDQPQKMCINITELLKLLRRTGKDETVELSLNPETARLQIAITGRYTRTFNMPTLEPQEEEVPTPKITFKVEAKITTDGLRQAIEDAQLVSDHVRIEADTEKLTLQATGDLMGATIELKKGSDALLDLQTQEPAKATFSLSYLAEIIKAASATSEIATLQFANDMPIRIDFQQPQEGKLTFYLAPRIEVE; encoded by the coding sequence ATGACCAATGCAAAGCTCCTACGAGACATGTTCCAAGCCATAGCTATCCTCGTAGACGAGGCCACTTTCAACCTAAACCCCGAAGACATCCAACTCCGCGCTATGGACCCCAGCCGCGTTGCCATGATAGACTTCCAATGGCCCAAAACCATCTTCGACGAATACGAATGCGACCAACCCCAAAAAATGTGCATAAACATAACCGAGCTACTCAAGCTACTCCGAAGAACAGGCAAAGACGAGACCGTAGAACTATCCCTAAACCCTGAAACCGCTCGTCTCCAAATCGCAATTACAGGCAGATACACGCGCACCTTCAACATGCCCACATTAGAACCTCAAGAAGAAGAAGTTCCAACCCCAAAAATAACCTTCAAAGTCGAAGCCAAAATAACCACAGATGGACTACGCCAAGCCATCGAAGACGCTCAACTAGTAAGTGACCATGTACGCATTGAAGCCGACACTGAAAAATTAACCCTCCAAGCCACGGGAGACCTCATGGGCGCCACTATAGAACTCAAGAAAGGAAGCGACGCACTCCTAGACCTCCAAACCCAAGAACCAGCCAAAGCCACCTTCAGCCTCAGCTACCTCGCCGAAATCATCAAAGCAGCCTCAGCCACCAGTGAAATCGCAACCCTCCAATTCGCAAACGACATGCCTATACGCATCGACTTCCAACAACCACAAGAGGGAAAACTCACCTTCTACCTAGCCCCACGCATAGAAGTAGAATAG
- a CDS encoding DNA primase large subunit PriL translates to MPFTTYDLAKYPFLPQAANYIKQLDLTIQELAETPMQEILKHAEKRITQSFQTFPQTAYHPKNPNIEIPSFPVAIMIVTAIKDKYLKKRYALYEAKKTYEHLKEEKQQKKTLEIAKFFNWNISQTNAGTYPFTLHFTNYLQNTTTLQQSEWKLINRQLSKGKVHLTTREVCRLLQEEIRRHVEAKLDTKVSSLPPEIRAIAEKLKNTFMARKGAIKLEEYPKTVDVEAFPPCIKALYNSISSGHHLSHIGRFTLTTFLVNIGMTTENVLDLFRTLSDFNERLTRYQVEHIAGQRGSRTKYKPPRCSTLKTHGVCISPDENCKRIRHPLAHYLRKLRIKQLKQGREKEA, encoded by the coding sequence ATGCCCTTCACAACATACGACCTAGCTAAATACCCCTTTCTCCCCCAAGCCGCAAACTACATCAAACAACTAGATTTAACCATACAAGAACTAGCAGAAACCCCCATGCAAGAAATCCTCAAACACGCTGAAAAACGCATAACCCAATCCTTCCAAACCTTCCCCCAAACAGCATACCACCCAAAAAACCCCAACATAGAAATCCCCTCATTTCCCGTAGCAATCATGATCGTCACTGCCATCAAAGACAAATACCTCAAAAAAAGATACGCCCTCTACGAAGCAAAAAAAACCTACGAACACCTAAAGGAAGAAAAACAACAAAAGAAAACCCTAGAAATCGCAAAATTCTTCAACTGGAACATCTCCCAAACCAACGCTGGAACATACCCTTTCACACTCCACTTCACAAACTACCTACAAAACACCACAACTCTCCAACAATCAGAATGGAAACTCATAAACAGACAACTCAGCAAAGGCAAAGTCCACCTCACCACACGCGAAGTCTGCCGCCTCCTCCAAGAAGAAATACGACGACATGTAGAGGCGAAACTTGACACAAAAGTTAGTTCACTGCCCCCAGAAATTAGAGCAATAGCAGAAAAACTCAAAAATACCTTTATGGCCCGCAAAGGGGCAATCAAACTAGAAGAATACCCAAAAACAGTAGACGTCGAAGCCTTCCCTCCATGTATAAAAGCGCTCTACAACTCCATATCCAGCGGTCATCACCTCTCCCACATCGGCCGCTTCACCCTAACCACATTCCTAGTAAACATAGGCATGACCACCGAAAATGTCCTCGACCTCTTCCGAACACTCTCCGACTTCAACGAACGCCTCACAAGATACCAAGTGGAACACATTGCAGGCCAGAGAGGATCAAGAACAAAATACAAACCCCCAAGATGCTCCACGCTCAAAACCCATGGCGTTTGCATCAGTCCAGACGAAAACTGCAAAAGGATAAGACATCCCCTAGCACATTACCTTAGAAAACTAAGGATAAAACAACTCAAGCAAGGAAGGGAAAAAGAAGCTTAA